The sequence below is a genomic window from Micromonospora aurantiaca ATCC 27029.
GTAGCGGTGCTCGCCGCGCAGCGGTACGCAGACGAGCATCCCGTCCATCTGCCCGTCGGTCATGTGCAGGAACCGCAGCAGGTGCCCGTCCGGCATGTCCCAGTCCACGTCGACGTCCACCAGCATGAACAGTTGCGGGAACCGGCCGAGCCCGCCGGTGAAGGTGAGCCCGAGCCGCTCCCGTACCCGGCTGTGCGCGCCGTCGGCGCCGACCAGGTACGCCGCGCGTACCGTCTCGGTGCCGCCGTCGGCGGTGCGGACTGTGGCGGTCACGCCGTCGGCGTCCTGGGTGAAGTCGACGAGTTCGGCACCGCGCTGCGGGCGGACCCCGAGCGTGGCCAGCCGGGCGGTGAGGATCCGCTCGGTCTCGTACTGCGGCAGGCCGAGGTGGGCGTACGGCAGGCCGGGCAGTTCCCAGCTCATCCGGTGGGTCTGCTCGCCGTTGACGAAGACCGTGTTGCCGGTGAGCCAGATGCCGGCGTCCATGGCCTCGCGGACGACGCCCTGCTCCTCCCAGATCTCCATGGTGCGGCAGTGCACACCGATCGCCTTGTCGGCGTGGCCGGGCGGGGTGGCCTGCTTGTCGATCACCAGGCAGTCGATGCCCCGCCGGGCCAGTTCGACGGCGGCGGTCAGCCCGGTGGGCCCCGCCCCGACGACGAGTACGTCTGTTGTCCTGTGCACGTCGGCCTCCCAGCCCGTGGTGGGTTGTCGGCGGCCGTCCGCGTCGGGCACGACGTGGAACAGCCGGCGCCGGATGTCGAGAAGGAACGGCGCGATCGGCCCGGCCTGCGCCGAGGCGTGGGCCGGGTCGCCGATCCAGGCGAGGAACGGCGCGGCGCCGTCCCACTCGGCGAAGATGTGGTGGATGTCCGAGCCGGGCTCCCGCAGCAGTTGTTCGCGGCGGTAGCCGGGTATCGCCGCCATCCGCCGGACCACCTCGGGGTAGCCGCTGTGGAACTCGGCGAGCCGGTCGAGCGGCACTGTCAGTTCGACGTCCACGTAGACCGGACCCGTCCCGTCCCCGGTCTCGCGCATCAGCGGGTAGCCGGGGTCGCCGTCCGGCTCGGTCAGCGGCCGGAGCAGGTCGGCCAGGCGGGCCGCCACCGGCCCCCGCCGGTACGCGCGCAGCGCCGCCTCGTCGGCCCACTCGGTGACGACGACGAAGCCGCGCGGGTCGAGGGCGTCGCGCAGCAGCTCGT
It includes:
- a CDS encoding FAD-dependent oxidoreductase, producing MIRTMLRLRARTGCEPAVGPAFETVAGQLGALAGNLRHELLRDALDPRGFVVVTEWADEAALRAYRRGPVAARLADLLRPLTEPDGDPGYPLMRETGDGTGPVYVDVELTVPLDRLAEFHSGYPEVVRRMAAIPGYRREQLLREPGSDIHHIFAEWDGAAPFLAWIGDPAHASAQAGPIAPFLLDIRRRLFHVVPDADGRRQPTTGWEADVHRTTDVLVVGAGPTGLTAAVELARRGIDCLVIDKQATPPGHADKAIGVHCRTMEIWEEQGVVREAMDAGIWLTGNTVFVNGEQTHRMSWELPGLPYAHLGLPQYETERILTARLATLGVRPQRGAELVDFTQDADGVTATVRTADGGTETVRAAYLVGADGAHSRVRERLGLTFTGGLGRFPQLFMLVDVDVDWDMPDGHLLRFLHMTDGQMDGMLVCVPLRGEHRYRIATLAPPRFFAQTGGRDAPPGFSEELDEPTIEDVQAALDRLAPPGTRASNLRWSSVFRISHGIVDRYRDGRVFVAGDAAHLHPPAGGQGMNTGIQDTWNLAWKLALAVRGLAAPGLLDSYETERRPEGEEIVGRAVRMAGTEEVDRADLERQFLQEMSMLLSYAGSPLVGETVADPAALGDAPRPGDIAPDVDGLRRRGVGHPLRLRDLTRGTRHTLLLYADRTADAGQLAAFTGLCADARRLAGGEVEAYLLLDPDADEPRLLDPPVVRDAERRFRAAYGLDGTGLYLIRPDGHIGFRGAPVDPDALRKHLHLVFGSAR